Below is a genomic region from Rouxiella chamberiensis.
ATTGATTTCAAATCATGATACCGAATTGACCCGCGACTGGTATGCCGCTGCCGACCTGCACGTCGTGACGGCGCGGAGAACCATCAGCAGCAACATATTGCAGCGCAGCAAGGTTACCGAGCTATTAGCGTTGTATAGCTAAGGAATTTTCAACGTAGGAGAAGCAGATGAAAGATTTTTTGATTGCTCCATCCATTCTTGCGGCCGACTTTGCCCGCCTGGGCGAAGACACCGTGAAAGCACTGGAAGCCGGCGGTGACGTCGTGCATTTCGATGTCATGGATAATCACTATGTGCCGAACCTGACTATCGGTCCAAACGTCTGCCAGTCCTTGCACAAGTATCTGCAAGAGAAGGGGATCAACAAACCTATCGACGTGCACCTGATGGTTACGCCGGTCGATAGCCTGATCCCGCAGTTTGCCGATGCGGGTGCGACCTACATCACTTTCCATCCCGAAGCTTCTTTCCACGTTGACCGCACTCTCCAGCTTATCCGTGAGCACGGGTGCAAGGCGGGTCTGGTATTTACCCCCGCGACCCCTCTGAGCTATCTCGATTACGTGATGGACAAGCTCGACGTTATCCTGCTGATGTCGGTCAATCCGGGCTTTGGCGGTCAGTCGTTTATTCCGGGCACCCTCGATAAGCTGCGCGAAGTGCGCAAGCGTATCGATGAAAGCGGCTACAACATTCGTCTGGAAATCGACGGCGGCGTCAAGGTCGACAACATCGCCGAGATAGCCGCTGCCGGTGCCGACATGTTTGTTGCGGGTTCCGCCATTTTCGGCCAGCCAGACTACCGCGCCGTCATCGACAAGATGCGCAGCGAGCTGGCCAGCGTGTCTCATGGCTAAGCCGCTTTCACCGCTGGGCGTGGCCTTCGACCTTGATGGAACGCTGGTCGACAGCGCACCGGGTCTGGCCGAGGCGGTCGACAAGGCCTTGGTCGATGTTGGACTGCCCGCGGCAGGCGTCGAGCGCGTCAGCACCTGGATAGGCAACGGTGCCGACGTCATGGTCGAGCGCGCCGTGCGCTGGGCCGAAGGTTCTCTCGACCCGGCGTTTCTGCAACAGGTACGCGGCAGATTTGACAGTTATTATGCACAGACCGCCGCCCGTGGCAGCACGCTTTATCCGCAGGTGAAAGAAACCCTGACCGCGCTGGCTGCGGCAGGCATTCCGCTTGGCTTGATTACCAACAAGCCGACGGCATTTGTCGCGCCGTTGCTGGTTTCTCTGGGTCTCGACGGACTCTTTACGCAGATTCTGGGCGGCGATGACGTAGTGCAGAAAAAACCGCATCCTGCGCCGCTGTATCTGATGCTGGCCAATCTGGGTCTGCGCGCCAGCGAACTGGTGTTCGTCGGCGATTCGCGCAACGATATTCAGGCGGCACAGGCAGCGGGATGTTGCTGTGTCGGCATGACCTACGGTTATAATTACGGCGAAGCCATTGCGCAGAGTCAACCCGATCGGGTTCTTGAACGCTTTGCCGACCTTTTGCCCACCTTCGGGCTATCCCCCTTAAAGGATCAGGAAGCATAAAAAATGAGTAAACCCATCGTCTTTAGTGGCGCACAACCCTCTGGTGAATTGAGCATTGGTAACTACATGGGTGCTCTGCGTCAATGGGTTAAAATGCAGGATGACTATGACTGCATTTATTGCATCGTTGACCTGCACGCAATCACGGCACGTCAGGATCCTGCTCAGTTACGCAAAGCGACCCTCGACACGCTGGCCCTGTATCTGGCCTGCGGGATCGATCCTCAAAAGAGCACCATTTTCGTTCAGTCCCACGTTGCCGAGCATTCCCAGCTGGGCTGGGCGCTGAACTGCTACACCTATTTCGGCGAACCGAGCCGTATGACCCAGTTCAAGGACAAGTCTGCGCGCTACGCCGACAACATCAACGCCGGGCTTTTCGACTATCCGGTATTGATGGCCGCCGACATTCTGCTCTATCAAACCAATCAGGTGCCGGTCGGTGAAGACCAGAAGCAGCATCTGGAATTGAGCCGCGATATCGCCGGGCGTTTCAACGCGCTTTACGGTGACGTGTTCAAGATCCCCGAGCCGTTTATTCCGAAATCCGGTGCGCGTGTGATGTCCTTGCAGGATCCGACCAAGAAAATGTCCAAGTCGGACGACAACCGTAACAACGTGATTGGCCTGCTGGAAGATCCGAAATCGGTGACCAAGAAGATCAAGCGCGCGATGACCGATTCCGAAGAGCCACCGGTCATTCGTTACGATCAGGCTGCGAAACCGGGCGTTTCGAACCTGCTCGATATCCTCTCTGGCGTAAATGGCAAAAGCATTGCCGAGCTGGAAGCCGAATTCGAAGGACAGATGTATGGCCACCTGAAAGGCGCGGTTGCCGAAGCGGTTACCGGCATGCTGACCACCTTGCAGGAACGCTACAACACCTACCGTGCGGACGAAGCCTATCTGCAGCAGGTCATGCGCGAAGGTGCCGAGAAAGCCCGCGCCCGTGCGCAGGAGACGCTCCGCAAGGTCTATGACGCCATTGGTTTTGTAGCACCCTGATTCTTTCGTCCACCGGGCAAAACAAAAAACCATGCTTTAGGGCGTGGTTTTTTTGTCCTGAATTTGTCTGGTCATGCTTTGCGTGCCGGATTGCAGATCGATAAGAACCTTTGTCATTACCGGTATGCTGCTAATAAAGCACAAAAGATTCATGCTTTTTTTGTATGCATCGCGTCATCGGCCACGTTTTGCAGTAGTCTAAAAAAACCACAGACGGCAAAGAGAGGTAAAGGTGACGCAATCCAGCCTGCGGGCCATCAAAAACGTACGCATGCCCTATGCACAGGGGCTGTGGCAAATCGATATCGAAAACGGCAAGATTCGACAGATAACCTCGCAGCCGCACGGCGGACAAGACAGCGCAGAGGTGCTGGACGCGCAGGGCGGTCTGGCGCTGCCGCCGTTTATCGAGCCGCATATTCATCTCGATACCACGCAAACTGCCGGTGAGCCGTCCTGGAATATCTCGGGCACATTGTTTGAAGGCATCGAACGTTGGGCCGAACGCAAGGCGCTGCTGACTCACGACGATGTAAAACAACGCGCGTGGATGACCCTGAAGTGGCAGATTGCCAACGGCATTCAGCATGTGCGCACCCACGTCGATGTCTCGGATCCTACGCTGACGGCGCTGAAAGCCATGCTGGAAGTGAAGCAGGAAGTTGCGCCGTGGGTGGAGCTGCAAATCGTCGCCTTCCCGCAGGAGGGCATTATCTCCTATCCCGATGGCGAAGCCTTGCTGGAAGAGGCATTGAAGCTGGGCGCGGACGTCGTCGGTGCGATTCCGCATTTCGAATTCACCCGCGAATATGGCGTCGAGTCGCTGCACAAAACCTTTGCGCTGGCGCAGAAATATCAGCGTATGGTCGATGTGCACTGCGATGAAATCGACGATGAACAGTCGCGCTTTGTGGAAACCGTGGCGGCGCTGGCGCTGCGCGAAAACATGGGGGCGCGGGTCACGGCCAGTCATACTACGGCCATGCACTCCTACAACGGCGCCTACACCTCAAGACTGTTTCGGCTGCTCAAAATGTCGGGCATCAACTTTGTCGCCAATCCGCTGGTCAATATTCATTTGCAGGGCCGCTTTGATTCCTATCCGAAACGCCGTGGCATTACGCGGGTGAAAGAGATGCTGGAAGCCGGGATCAACGTCTGTTTCGGACACGACGACGTCTTCGACCCGTGGTATCCGATGGGCACCGGCAATATGCTGCAAGTGTTGCAAATGGGGCTGCATGTCTGTCAGTTGATGGGGTATGAGCAGATAAATGACGGACTGAAACTGATTACGACCTACAGCGCCAAAACCCTGAATCTGCCGGAATACGGCATCAAGAGCGGGCACGACGCCAACCTGATTATTCTGCCTGCCGACAGCGGCTTCGATGCCGTGCGCAGACAGGTTCCGGTCCGCTATTCGATTCGTCACGGCAGGGTGATTGCCGAGACTCGGCCCGCCTCGAGCACAATACATCTCGATAAGGCTGAACCCGTTGATTTTACACGCTGAATTACCCCTCACCGCGGACTTTGCGTAAATAACGGTAAAGGGCTGGCGCGAAGGGGTGAGGGTCTTTAGAATCAATGCGTTTTGTGGCTTGTCTATTGGAGAAAGGAACCGTTATGTTTAAACGTACTTTAGTGACCTTCACTGCTTTGCTTTCCCTCACCGCGATGGCACCGGCAGCATTTGCAGCCAAGGCTGCGGATACCCATGTGATGTTGACCACCTCGGCGGGAAATATCGAGCTGGAACTCGATAATGCGAAGGCACCGGTTTCCGTTAAGAATTTTGTCGATTACGTGCAGGGTGGTTTCTACAACAACACCATTTTCCATCGCGTGATCCCGGGCTTTATGGTTCAGGGCGGCGGCTTTACCGCCAATATGCAGCAGAAAAGCACCAACCCGCCGATCAAGAACGAGGCGGACAACGGACTGCGTAACCTGCGCGGCACCATTTCGATGGCACGCACGTCCGATAAAGACAGCGCGACCAGCCAGTTCTTCCTGAACGTGGCGGATAATGCTTTCCTCGACCACGGGCAGACCGATTTCGGTTATGCCGTATTCGGTAAGGTTATCAAAGGCATGGACGTGGTAGACAAGATTTCTTCCGTTAAAACCACAAATGTCGGGCCGTACGAGAATGTGCCGGCGACGCCGATTGTTATCCTTTCCGCCAAAGTGCTGCCATAACGGCTTCCTCGCGTTGACAAGGGCTGCCCACGACGCGTTTTGGGCAGCCGCATCCGCAATTCCCGCCCGTCCAACGGCAAAATCAGTGTCCCTGTCTATACTTAAACTCCACGTTCTTGGCGCAAGGGAGAAGCCGTATGGCGACGAAGCTGACCGATAAACAGAAAGAGCAGTTCTACCGCAAAAGACGAAACCTCAACTTTCAAGGCAGCACGGCGCTGGATGGACTGACCCTCGAACTCATTGATTTAACGGATGAGCAGATTGCAGCACGTCTTGAAGAAGTGAGGGGGAAATATGAGCGATAAACTGCTGTCGGTGGCCGACGATCCTTATCTGTATCCCGGAAAGGACGTGCTGAAAAACCGTTTCAACCTCAAGAATGCCAATCAGTTGCGCGAGGCCGAACTTGCGCTGACGCCGCTGCGCGCGGCGACCATCGAGCTGGGTCCGCCGAAAATGGGGTTGCCGCACCTTTGCGCCATCCATCAAATCCTGTTTCAGGACCTGTTCGACTGGGCGGGCGAGTTGCGCGAAGTGGATATCTTCAAGGAAGACACGCCGTTTTGCCATTTCGACTACATTGAGCGCGAAGGCAACACTCTGATGCAGGCGCTTGAGAACGAAGCGTACCTGCGCGATTTGCCGCAGGATGAACTGTATTCGCGGCTTGCACACTATTATTCGGAAATAAACCTGCTGCATCCTTTCCGTTACGGCAGCGGACGCGCGCAGCGAATTTTCTTCGAGCAACTGCTGACGCACGCAGGTTACGGCATCGACTGGAGCAAGGTCGATAACACCCGCTGGAACGAGGCCAACAAGGCGGCCGCCTTTGGTGACGAGCAACCGCTTGCTGAAGTGTTCAAACACATTGTGGCCGACGCGTAAGGCCAGGCAACATGATTGACAGGGATTCGGGCGGGGAAAAGTCTGCGGGTCAGCGCCGAAATAGGTAGAATGACCCGGCAAAAACCAGACCTCGCCAAACCGGATACCCATGCTGCTGATTATCGATAACTACGACTCTTTCACCTATAACCTTTACCAGTACTTCTGCGAGCTTGGGGCCGAGGTGGTGGTAAAACGTAACGATGAGCTGGAGATTGCCGACATCGCCCGGCTAGCACCTTCGCATCTGGTCATCTCTCCCGGCCCCTGTACGCCCAACGACGCGGGCATTTCGCTTCAGGCGATTGCGCATTTTGCCGATACGCTACCGATTCTCGGCGTTTGTCTCGGACATCAGGCGATGGCGCAGAGCTTTGGTGCGCAGGTGGTCCGCGCCCGTCAGGTTATGCACGGCAAAACCTCGCTTATCGAACATAACGGCAGAGGGGTATTTGCCGGTCTGAATCATCCGCTTCGCGTGACTCGCTATCATTCGCTGGTTGTACAACCCGACACGTTACCCGCCTGTTTCGAGATAACCGCCTGGACCGGTCAGGCAAGCTCTCCCGACGAGATAATGGGCATCGCCCACCGCGAACTGCCTTTGCACGGCGTACAATTCCATCCCGAGAGCATACTTAGCGAGCAGGGACATCAATTACTCGATAATTTCCTTAAAATTTAAGCAATTACCAAATATTCTCACTGACGGGACGATAAACGTTTGCCTGTGAGTGATTTTTTATGCATATTTTATGATTATATTCTCACATTCATTTAGAGTGTGAATACCTGAGCGCAGCGGAAACGCATTGGAGAGTAAGGCTATGACAGAAAAAACAGCAGTAGGTCGCGATGCATTTGATCGGGTGATTTTGCCTGTTTATTCACCCGTCAAGTTTATTCCGGTCAAAGGTAAAGGCAGTCGTATCTGGGACCAGCAGGGCACCGAATATATCGATTTCGCGGGCGGCATCGCGGTTACGGCGCTGGGCCATTGCCATCCGGTGCTGGTAGACGCGCTGCACAGGCAGGGCGAAACCCTGTGGCACGTCAGCAACGTCTTTACCAACGAACCTTCTCTGCGTCTGGCGCAGAAGCTCATCGATGCGACCTTTGCCGATCGTGTGTTCTTCGCCAACTCCGGTGCCGAAGCCAACGAAGCGGCCTTCAAACTGGCGCGTTACTACTCTTCTGCCAAACATAGCCCTTACAAGAGCAAAATCATTGCTTTCCATAACGGGTTCCACGGGCGCACGCTGTTTACCGTGTCCGTCGGCGGCCAGCCAAAATACTCCGACGGCTTTGGTCCGAAACCGGCCGATATCGTCCACGTTCCGTTTAACGATCTGGATGCCGTGAAAGCGGTGATCGATGACCACACCTGCGCCATTGTCGTCGAGCCGATTCAGGGCGAAGGCGGCGTAACGCCCGCGACGCAGGCATTCCTGGAAGGTCTGCGTGCGCTGTGCGACGAGCACAAGGCACTGCTGGTCTTCGATGAAGTGCAAAGCGGCATGGGCCGCAGCGGCAAGCTGTTCAGCTATATGCATTACGGCGTGACGCCCGACATTCTCACCACGGCAAAAGCGCTCGGCGGCGGTTTCCCGATAAGCGCGATGATTACCACGGAAGACGTGGCATCCGTCATGGCGCCGGGCAAACACGGCACCACTTACGGCGGCAATCCTCTGGCTTGTGCCGTGGCAGAAGCGGCACTGGACCTCATCAATACGCCAGAAGTGCTGGCAGGAATCGAAGAGCGTCGCCAGGCGTTCCTGCAGGCGCTGGAAGCCATCAACGCCAAATATCAGGTGTTTGCCGAGTTCCGTGGTCAGGGTTTGCTGATCGGGGCCGAACTTTGCGAAAAATACAAAAACCGTGCCGGCGAGTTTATGACTGCCGCGGCAGAATCTGGCTTGATGATGCTGGTGGCCGGAACCAACGTAATG
It encodes:
- the ppiA gene encoding peptidylprolyl isomerase A, with product MFKRTLVTFTALLSLTAMAPAAFAAKAADTHVMLTTSAGNIELELDNAKAPVSVKNFVDYVQGGFYNNTIFHRVIPGFMVQGGGFTANMQQKSTNPPIKNEADNGLRNLRGTISMARTSDKDSATSQFFLNVADNAFLDHGQTDFGYAVFGKVIKGMDVVDKISSVKTTNVGPYENVPATPIVILSAKVLP
- a CDS encoding cytosine deaminase, whose translation is MTQSSLRAIKNVRMPYAQGLWQIDIENGKIRQITSQPHGGQDSAEVLDAQGGLALPPFIEPHIHLDTTQTAGEPSWNISGTLFEGIERWAERKALLTHDDVKQRAWMTLKWQIANGIQHVRTHVDVSDPTLTALKAMLEVKQEVAPWVELQIVAFPQEGIISYPDGEALLEEALKLGADVVGAIPHFEFTREYGVESLHKTFALAQKYQRMVDVHCDEIDDEQSRFVETVAALALRENMGARVTASHTTAMHSYNGAYTSRLFRLLKMSGINFVANPLVNIHLQGRFDSYPKRRGITRVKEMLEAGINVCFGHDDVFDPWYPMGTGNMLQVLQMGLHVCQLMGYEQINDGLKLITTYSAKTLNLPEYGIKSGHDANLIILPADSGFDAVRRQVPVRYSIRHGRVIAETRPASSTIHLDKAEPVDFTR
- the rpe gene encoding ribulose-phosphate 3-epimerase; protein product: MKDFLIAPSILAADFARLGEDTVKALEAGGDVVHFDVMDNHYVPNLTIGPNVCQSLHKYLQEKGINKPIDVHLMVTPVDSLIPQFADAGATYITFHPEASFHVDRTLQLIREHGCKAGLVFTPATPLSYLDYVMDKLDVILLMSVNPGFGGQSFIPGTLDKLREVRKRIDESGYNIRLEIDGGVKVDNIAEIAAAGADMFVAGSAIFGQPDYRAVIDKMRSELASVSHG
- the trpS gene encoding tryptophan--tRNA ligase, giving the protein MSKPIVFSGAQPSGELSIGNYMGALRQWVKMQDDYDCIYCIVDLHAITARQDPAQLRKATLDTLALYLACGIDPQKSTIFVQSHVAEHSQLGWALNCYTYFGEPSRMTQFKDKSARYADNINAGLFDYPVLMAADILLYQTNQVPVGEDQKQHLELSRDIAGRFNALYGDVFKIPEPFIPKSGARVMSLQDPTKKMSKSDDNRNNVIGLLEDPKSVTKKIKRAMTDSEEPPVIRYDQAAKPGVSNLLDILSGVNGKSIAELEAEFEGQMYGHLKGAVAEAVTGMLTTLQERYNTYRADEAYLQQVMREGAEKARARAQETLRKVYDAIGFVAP
- a CDS encoding YhfG family protein, which gives rise to MATKLTDKQKEQFYRKRRNLNFQGSTALDGLTLELIDLTDEQIAARLEEVRGKYER
- a CDS encoding phosphoglycolate phosphatase is translated as MAKPLSPLGVAFDLDGTLVDSAPGLAEAVDKALVDVGLPAAGVERVSTWIGNGADVMVERAVRWAEGSLDPAFLQQVRGRFDSYYAQTAARGSTLYPQVKETLTALAAAGIPLGLITNKPTAFVAPLLVSLGLDGLFTQILGGDDVVQKKPHPAPLYLMLANLGLRASELVFVGDSRNDIQAAQAAGCCCVGMTYGYNYGEAIAQSQPDRVLERFADLLPTFGLSPLKDQEA
- the argD gene encoding bifunctional acetylornithine/succinyldiaminopimelate transaminase, with the translated sequence MTEKTAVGRDAFDRVILPVYSPVKFIPVKGKGSRIWDQQGTEYIDFAGGIAVTALGHCHPVLVDALHRQGETLWHVSNVFTNEPSLRLAQKLIDATFADRVFFANSGAEANEAAFKLARYYSSAKHSPYKSKIIAFHNGFHGRTLFTVSVGGQPKYSDGFGPKPADIVHVPFNDLDAVKAVIDDHTCAIVVEPIQGEGGVTPATQAFLEGLRALCDEHKALLVFDEVQSGMGRSGKLFSYMHYGVTPDILTTAKALGGGFPISAMITTEDVASVMAPGKHGTTYGGNPLACAVAEAALDLINTPEVLAGIEERRQAFLQALEAINAKYQVFAEFRGQGLLIGAELCEKYKNRAGEFMTAAAESGLMMLVAGTNVMRFAPSLVIDFDDISEGMARFEKAVQKVVG
- a CDS encoding aminodeoxychorismate synthase component II is translated as MLLIIDNYDSFTYNLYQYFCELGAEVVVKRNDELEIADIARLAPSHLVISPGPCTPNDAGISLQAIAHFADTLPILGVCLGHQAMAQSFGAQVVRARQVMHGKTSLIEHNGRGVFAGLNHPLRVTRYHSLVVQPDTLPACFEITAWTGQASSPDEIMGIAHRELPLHGVQFHPESILSEQGHQLLDNFLKI
- a CDS encoding putative adenosine monophosphate-protein transferase Fic, which produces MSDKLLSVADDPYLYPGKDVLKNRFNLKNANQLREAELALTPLRAATIELGPPKMGLPHLCAIHQILFQDLFDWAGELREVDIFKEDTPFCHFDYIEREGNTLMQALENEAYLRDLPQDELYSRLAHYYSEINLLHPFRYGSGRAQRIFFEQLLTHAGYGIDWSKVDNTRWNEANKAAAFGDEQPLAEVFKHIVADA